A window of the Salvelinus fontinalis isolate EN_2023a chromosome 14, ASM2944872v1, whole genome shotgun sequence genome harbors these coding sequences:
- the gpx7 gene encoding glutathione peroxidase 7, producing the protein MLSVLTLLLILFSLNEAKQKDLYTFKVVNSRGRLVSLEKYRGSVSLVVNVASDCGFTEDHYTDLQQLQRDFGPSHFNVLAFPCNQFGQQEPGSDMDIDAFVRRVYGVSFPLFSKIAVVGTGANNAFKYLVEMSGKEPDWNFWKYLIDTDGKVVDAWGPSVSVKELRPKIAEMVRNIILKKKEEL; encoded by the exons ATGCTTTCTGTCCTCACATTGCTATTGATCTTATTCAGTCTAAATGAGGCCAAACAGAAAGATTTGTACACTTTCAAAGTTGTTAATAGCAGAGGGAGATTAGTCTCTTTGGAAAAATACAGGGGTTCG GTGTCTCTTGTGGTGAATGTGGCCAGTGACTGTGGCTTCACTGAGGATCACTACACGGACCTTCAACAGCTGCAGAGGGACTTTGGGCCGTCCCACTTCAACGTCCTGGCCTTCCCCTGCAACCAGTTCGGCCAGCAGGAGCCTGGCAGCGACATGGACATTGACGCCTTTGTCCGGCGTGTCTACGGagtctccttccccctcttcaGCAAGATTGCTGTGGTGGGCACCGGGGCCAACAATGCCTTCAAGTACCTTGTGG AGATGTCAGGAAAAGAGCCTGACTGGAACTTCTGGAAGTACCTCATCGATACAGATGGGAAAGTCGTGGATGCCTGGGGGCCCAGTGTCTCTGTCAAAGAACTCCGACCTAAAATAGCTGAAATGGTACGGAATATCATCCTCAAGAAGAAAGAGGAACTTTAA